GCGGGACGAGCGGAAGTTCGCGATTCCCTGGATGGTCGCCTCGGGAATCCTGCTCTATGCGGGAATCGCCTTCGCGCTCGAGCTGCTCCTGCCGGCGATGGTCGGGATGCTGCAATCCTTCGCGACCCCGAACATCGAGGCGCGCGTGTCGGTGGGGTCCCTCCTGGGCTTCGCCGTGAAGCTCGCCGCGGGCTGCGGGCTCCTGTTCCAGATGCCGCTCGTGCTCTGCCTCCTCGCCTGGTTCGGCATCGTCTCGCCCCGCATGCTCTGGCGCGCATGGCGCCACGCCGTCTTCTTCATCGCGCTGGGCGCCGCCGTGATCACGCCCGGAGACGGCCCGTCGATGCTCATCCTGACCGCGCCGCTCGTCGTGCTCTATTTCCTGAGCGTGCTCGTGGCCTGGCTCATCTGGCGCGCCCGCGGGCGGCCCGAGCGCCAGGGTCTGTTCGCGTAGGGAGGAATCGATGCTCCTCGCCATCGACATCGGCAACACCGAAGTGACGCTGGGCCTGTTCGAGGGGCGGAAGCTCGCGCGCTCCTATCGCGTGAGCAGCGAGACGCGCCGCACCGCCGACGAGGCCGCGCTGTTGTTGCGGCAGATCGCGCCGGAGGTGGGCGGGACCAACGGGGCGGCGGAGGGCGCGCGGAAGCCGCGCGGGACGCGGCGGGCCGTGGCGTTGGAGCACGCCTGCGTGCTCGCCTCCGTCGTGCCGCCGCAGACCGCGATCTTCGCCGACGCGGCGCGTCAGCTGATGGGGAGGGCGCCGCTCGAGATCACCGCCGCGAGCGCGTCGTGGCTGCCGATCGACTACCGCGACCCGGGCGCCGTGGGGGCCGACCG
The window above is part of the Candidatus Binatia bacterium genome. Proteins encoded here:
- the tatC gene encoding twin-arginine translocase subunit TatC; translated protein: MIDPTTPGSTPDATAAPPGAGPAPAPDPAPEPVTVAEAAGAATGERVMPLLEHLDELRKALFRIAVAAIILIGGAWAFSDRLLDALIIRLLGPGQKALALTPGEAFSARMTVALWTGGLVAVPYLLLEVWRFVAPGLKRDERKFAIPWMVASGILLYAGIAFALELLLPAMVGMLQSFATPNIEARVSVGSLLGFAVKLAAGCGLLFQMPLVLCLLAWFGIVSPRMLWRAWRHAVFFIALGAAVITPGDGPSMLILTAPLVVLYFLSVLVAWLIWRARGRPERQGLFA